Proteins encoded within one genomic window of Conchiformibius steedae:
- the rplU gene encoding 50S ribosomal protein L21, whose protein sequence is MYAVIKTGGKQYKVRVGEKLKVEQIPAELDSQIELNEVLMIADGDAVKVGAPFIEGAKVTAKVVAHGRGEKIRIFKMRRRKHYQKRQGHRQNFTQIEIVAIA, encoded by the coding sequence ATGTATGCGGTCATAAAAACCGGCGGTAAGCAGTATAAAGTGCGCGTCGGCGAAAAATTGAAAGTAGAACAGATACCTGCCGAACTCGACAGCCAAATCGAACTGAACGAAGTTTTGATGATTGCTGACGGCGACGCGGTAAAAGTGGGTGCGCCCTTTATTGAAGGTGCAAAAGTGACTGCCAAAGTGGTGGCACACGGTCGCGGCGAAAAAATCCGCATTTTCAAAATGCGCCGCCGCAAACACTACCAAAAACGCCAAGGTCACCGTCAAAATTTCACCCAAATTGAAATCGTGGCGATTGCCTAA
- the rpmA gene encoding 50S ribosomal protein L27 — protein sequence MATKKAGGSSKNGRDSEAKRLGVKAFGNELIPAGSIIVRQRGTKFHAGTNVGMGKDHTLFAKVDGYVEFAVKGRLNRKTVSVRPYTGEEN from the coding sequence ATGGCAACCAAAAAAGCAGGCGGCAGTTCCAAAAACGGCCGCGATTCCGAAGCCAAACGACTGGGCGTAAAAGCCTTTGGTAACGAACTGATTCCCGCAGGTTCCATCATCGTGCGTCAGCGCGGTACCAAATTCCACGCAGGCACCAATGTAGGCATGGGCAAAGACCACACCCTGTTTGCCAAAGTGGACGGTTATGTAGAATTTGCCGTAAAAGGCCGTTTGAACCGCAAAACCGTTAGCGTTCGCCCCTACACTGGCGAAGAAAACTAA
- a CDS encoding glycosyltransferase family 9 protein, producing the protein MNVLYLGAKNADYLHSLGDWHAMQVQVPDDNDVSSWHYLPEVADETFDAVLVAQDVSSAAHADSFANWMRVLRRGGQLFLENSSDNHNLLVRGLSLIEPLAETVEAQEATRTTMVRKKAKFFPATHHVLAALHAEIAGEIQQAHYHYTFARTVAPADWDAAHYLALFYNRQNQFEQADKLWQQMHHQYPRSTKPLIMQVLNTLIAGDYLRGFRMREAYAERFLPYERRSHAYPPPPVRLYPKRWQGENLNGKTLIVWSEFGLGDEIMFASLARWLKQDCGVARLLWVVQPPLVDLLRSHPDIDEVISADTAAQHCPPVDYWDFPHALLAHCEQPFADLPKRSPYLFADADKVRAFDVSAAAGKLKIGLVWRGDPRHENDAMRSLHRPELLDTLLDIPNTAWFNLQKSVNDEEAQWLQSRPITDWRGQLHDFADTAAALSQLDLLVTADTSVVHAAGALGVPALVMLAPVYDWRWGLPQNGVSPWYPSVEKVFAPHPLAGWIGKIGCVREKIVNIVD; encoded by the coding sequence GTGAACGTTCTCTATTTGGGCGCGAAAAACGCCGATTATCTGCACAGCTTGGGCGATTGGCACGCGATGCAGGTGCAAGTGCCTGATGATAATGATGTGTCGTCTTGGCACTATTTGCCCGAAGTGGCAGATGAAACCTTTGATGCGGTGCTGGTGGCGCAAGACGTATCGTCAGCGGCACACGCGGACAGTTTTGCCAATTGGATGCGTGTATTGCGCCGTGGCGGACAATTGTTTTTGGAAAACAGCAGCGACAATCACAACTTACTGGTGCGCGGTTTGTCGCTGATTGAGCCTTTGGCGGAAACGGTGGAAGCGCAGGAAGCCACACGCACCACCATGGTACGCAAAAAAGCCAAGTTTTTTCCGGCTACCCATCATGTTCTTGCTGCTTTGCACGCTGAAATTGCAGGTGAAATCCAACAAGCGCATTATCACTATACCTTTGCCCGCACCGTTGCACCTGCTGATTGGGATGCAGCGCATTATCTTGCCTTGTTTTACAACCGCCAAAATCAGTTTGAACAAGCCGATAAATTGTGGCAACAAATGCACCACCAATATCCCCGTTCCACCAAACCTTTGATAATGCAGGTATTGAATACCCTGATTGCAGGCGATTATTTGCGGGGTTTTCGTATGCGCGAAGCCTATGCGGAACGCTTTTTGCCTTACGAGCGGCGCAGCCATGCTTATCCGCCGCCGCCTGTCCGTTTGTATCCGAAGCGCTGGCAGGGCGAAAACCTAAACGGCAAAACCTTGATTGTGTGGAGTGAATTTGGTTTGGGCGATGAAATCATGTTTGCATCTTTGGCAAGGTGGCTGAAACAAGATTGCGGTGTGGCGCGGCTGCTGTGGGTGGTGCAACCGCCTTTGGTGGATTTGCTGCGCAGTCACCCCGATATTGACGAAGTTATCAGTGCCGATACCGCCGCACAGCATTGTCCGCCTGTGGATTATTGGGATTTTCCGCACGCGCTGCTGGCGCATTGTGAGCAGCCGTTTGCCGATTTACCTAAGCGCAGCCCGTATTTGTTTGCCGATGCGGATAAGGTGCGCGCTTTTGATGTGTCTGCCGCAGCGGGTAAGTTGAAAATCGGTTTGGTGTGGCGCGGCGACCCGCGTCATGAAAACGATGCCATGCGTTCGCTGCACCGTCCTGAATTATTGGATACTTTGTTAGACATTCCCAATACAGCATGGTTTAACCTACAAAAATCGGTAAACGATGAAGAAGCGCAATGGTTGCAATCTCGCCCGATTACAGATTGGCGCGGGCAACTGCACGATTTTGCCGATACCGCAGCAGCATTGTCGCAATTGGATTTGCTGGTTACGGCGGATACTTCGGTGGTACACGCGGCGGGGGCGTTGGGTGTGCCTGCGCTGGTGATGTTGGCACCTGTGTATGATTGGCGTTGGGGTTTGCCGCAAAACGGTGTGAGTCCGTGGTATCCCAGCGTGGAAAAAGTGTTTGCGCCCCATCCTTTGGCGGGCTGGATAGGCAAGATTGGGTGTGTGCGCGAAAAAATAGTCAATATAGTTGATTAA
- the waaC gene encoding lipopolysaccharide heptosyltransferase I has product MKILLVRLSSMGDLIHTLPALTDLARHRPDVQLDWLCEAAFADIARLHSFTAKVLPMQWRQWRKQLLKKESFKESFAALDELCGALRAARYDWVLDSQGLLKSAAFARLAGAPVYGLDKNSAREPLATWAYHRRFAVETGRDAVWRNRTLFAQAFAYSFEGAADFGVSGGTGFRLPEMAQPYGVVLHAASRADKHWQADAWRELMQRWHQEQGLPLWLPWGSDAERERAEQLAQGLDFVRVCPPLSLAQAADVLRGATAVVGVDTGLLHLADAVGVPVVGIYTASHPHKTGLQPSARACAVGAMGQIPTVNEVYQALQQVMP; this is encoded by the coding sequence ATGAAAATCCTGCTGGTGCGCCTGTCGAGCATGGGCGATTTGATTCATACGCTGCCTGCGCTGACGGATTTGGCGCGGCATCGCCCTGATGTGCAATTGGATTGGTTGTGCGAAGCGGCGTTTGCGGATATTGCGCGGCTGCATTCTTTTACGGCAAAGGTGTTGCCAATGCAGTGGCGGCAGTGGCGTAAACAGCTACTTAAAAAAGAATCTTTTAAAGAATCCTTTGCTGCGCTTGATGAATTGTGTGGTGCGTTGCGTGCGGCGCGTTATGATTGGGTGCTGGACAGTCAAGGTTTGCTGAAAAGCGCGGCGTTTGCGCGTTTGGCGGGTGCGCCTGTGTATGGTTTGGACAAAAACAGTGCGCGTGAACCTTTGGCAACGTGGGCGTACCATCGCCGTTTTGCGGTGGAAACGGGGCGCGATGCGGTGTGGCGCAACCGTACTTTGTTTGCACAAGCTTTTGCTTATTCGTTTGAGGGTGCGGCGGATTTTGGCGTGTCGGGGGGAACGGGTTTCCGTTTGCCCGAAATGGCGCAGCCTTACGGGGTGGTTTTGCATGCTGCCAGCCGCGCCGACAAACATTGGCAAGCCGATGCGTGGCGTGAGCTGATGCAGCGTTGGCATCAGGAACAGGGTTTGCCGTTGTGGTTGCCGTGGGGCAGCGATGCTGAGCGTGAACGTGCTGAACAACTGGCACAGGGTTTGGATTTTGTGCGCGTGTGTCCGCCATTAAGTTTGGCACAGGCGGCAGACGTATTGCGCGGGGCTACCGCTGTGGTGGGCGTGGATACGGGTTTGCTGCACCTTGCCGATGCCGTAGGCGTGCCAGTGGTGGGAATTTATACTGCCAGCCATCCGCACAAAACAGGTTTACAACCGTCTGCGCGGGCGTGTGCCGTGGGCGCGATGGGACAAATACCCACTGTAAATGAAGTGTATCAGGCATTGCAGCAGGTGATGCCATGA
- the rsmD gene encoding 16S rRNA (guanine(966)-N(2))-methyltransferase RsmD yields the protein MAAGDAMNKKHAKHSNQVRISGGIHRGRKLSFADAEGLRPTPESVRQKLFNWLGQELYGQSVLDLFAGSGALGLEAASRHAARVCLCEKSRPSAQTLQSHIRTLNLTATVQVVCADALAFLAQTGETFDIVLLDPPFAWQQWDGLWTLLRPRLANGARVYIEAGMLPDLPDWLVLRREGRAGQSRFGLWEYVGD from the coding sequence ATTGCAGCAGGTGATGCCATGAACAAAAAACACGCCAAACACAGCAATCAGGTACGCATCAGCGGCGGCATTCACCGAGGGCGCAAATTGAGTTTTGCCGATGCCGAAGGTTTGCGCCCCACACCCGAAAGCGTGCGTCAAAAGCTGTTTAATTGGTTGGGACAGGAATTATACGGACAAAGCGTCTTGGATTTGTTTGCGGGCAGCGGCGCATTGGGTTTGGAAGCCGCATCGCGCCATGCTGCGCGGGTGTGTTTGTGCGAAAAATCCCGTCCAAGCGCGCAAACGCTGCAATCCCATATCCGCACTTTAAATTTAACGGCAACGGTGCAGGTAGTATGTGCCGATGCCTTGGCGTTTTTGGCGCAAACAGGCGAAACATTTGATATTGTGCTGCTGGATCCGCCGTTTGCATGGCAGCAGTGGGACGGTTTGTGGACGTTGCTGCGCCCGCGTTTGGCAAACGGTGCGCGGGTATATATTGAAGCAGGGATGTTGCCCGACCTACCTGATTGGCTGGTGTTGCGCCGCGAAGGACGGGCAGGGCAAAGCCGTTTTGGGCTGTGGGAATATGTGGGGGATTAG
- a CDS encoding metallophosphoesterase, with the protein MAGKFLWIMAAVLLSVQLLHYGAARALVWWLGVSRRSVLWAVFLIGNTIILLSSLRLMLSPRWVAAWLALLWFACLSAGAVLLLNQFAFRHHPQRQRVLRITAAAIFLALPAWSVYHAYVPVVRHISITLDKPLTKPLRIGMAADTHWGVLAGKRQIRTLAQIMQREQADVILMPGDIMDDNTAAYEAENMHSELLNLRAPLGVYATLGNHDLFGHQQQITQALQRAGIRVLNDEAVLLDGRVWVAGRPDKLNSQRLPTEQLLAQTDAKQPVILLDHRPDDAEAHAQMPIDIQLSGHVHNGQVFPLNLLVRALNRIHYGYERINQTHFVVTSGYGFWGVPLRLGSQAEVWIIDVNSKQP; encoded by the coding sequence ATGGCAGGAAAATTTTTGTGGATAATGGCAGCGGTGTTGTTATCGGTACAACTGCTGCACTATGGCGCAGCGCGTGCCTTGGTGTGGTGGCTGGGCGTAAGCCGCCGTTCTGTATTGTGGGCGGTGTTTTTAATCGGTAACACCATTATTTTATTGAGCAGTTTAAGGCTGATGCTGTCGCCGCGCTGGGTAGCGGCGTGGCTGGCGTTGTTGTGGTTTGCCTGTTTGAGCGCAGGCGCGGTGCTACTGTTAAACCAATTTGCTTTCCGACACCACCCACAACGCCAGCGCGTGTTACGCATCACTGCTGCTGCCATTTTTCTTGCCCTACCCGCATGGTCTGTCTATCACGCCTATGTGCCTGTGGTGCGCCACATCAGCATCACTTTAGACAAACCTTTAACCAAACCCCTACGCATCGGCATGGCTGCCGACACCCATTGGGGCGTATTGGCAGGCAAACGGCAAATCCGCACCCTCGCCCAAATCATGCAGCGTGAACAGGCAGATGTGATTCTCATGCCAGGCGACATTATGGACGATAACACCGCAGCCTATGAAGCCGAAAACATGCACAGCGAATTGCTGAATTTACGCGCCCCTTTGGGTGTGTATGCCACTTTGGGCAACCACGATTTATTCGGACACCAGCAGCAAATCACCCAAGCCCTGCAACGCGCAGGCATCCGCGTATTAAACGATGAAGCCGTACTATTGGACGGGCGCGTGTGGGTGGCAGGTCGTCCCGACAAATTAAACAGCCAACGCCTGCCCACCGAACAGCTGCTTGCCCAAACCGATGCCAAGCAACCTGTCATTCTGCTGGACCACCGTCCTGACGATGCCGAAGCCCACGCCCAAATGCCGATTGACATCCAGCTTTCGGGGCATGTGCATAACGGACAGGTTTTTCCGCTCAATCTGTTGGTTCGCGCCCTTAACCGCATTCATTACGGCTACGAACGCATTAACCAAACCCATTTTGTTGTGACATCGGGTTATGGTTTTTGGGGTGTGCCGCTGCGTTTGGGTTCGCAAGCGGAAGTGTGGATCATTGATGTGAACAGCAAACAACCCTAA
- a CDS encoding class I SAM-dependent methyltransferase has product MINTDRYAVHRHLAHIMDTRLALLKHAPRQIILAGADGDGGRSLLAARFPQARFREYDPRPDFLDDAAAVRKTGLLAKWTGKTVVQHCQSIAEPLGEPADMLWANLSLLTETAPVAVFENWAAALKNGGLLFFSHLGGDSLADIRTLLADNQISCPAPTLLDMHDLGDMLFHHGFYDPVMDTEKLVLTYRSAEALLQDLSTLGAWQALQCDNPAAAENLIRQTWQQGGLRQITLETVFGHAVKKADLAANEQEIRFIPRAEKKSS; this is encoded by the coding sequence ATGATAAATACCGACCGCTATGCCGTTCACCGCCATTTGGCACACATTATGGACACACGGCTGGCACTGCTCAAACACGCCCCGCGTCAGATTATCTTGGCGGGCGCAGACGGCGACGGCGGGCGCAGCCTGTTGGCGGCGCGTTTTCCGCAAGCCCGTTTTCGTGAATACGACCCCCGCCCAGATTTTTTAGACGATGCCGCAGCCGTGCGCAAAACAGGCTTACTGGCAAAATGGACAGGCAAAACCGTTGTCCAACACTGCCAAAGCATTGCCGAACCTTTGGGCGAACCTGCGGATATGTTGTGGGCGAATTTAAGTTTGCTGACTGAAACCGCGCCTGTTGCCGTGTTTGAAAATTGGGCGGCTGCACTCAAAAACGGCGGCTTGCTGTTTTTCAGCCATTTGGGTGGCGACAGCTTGGCAGACATACGCACCCTGTTGGCAGACAACCAAATTTCCTGCCCCGCGCCCACTTTGCTGGATATGCACGATTTGGGCGATATGCTGTTTCATCACGGCTTTTACGACCCCGTGATGGACACCGAAAAACTGGTTTTAACCTACCGCAGCGCCGAAGCCCTGTTGCAGGATTTGAGCACTTTGGGCGCATGGCAGGCATTGCAGTGCGACAACCCCGCCGCTGCCGAAAACCTGATTCGTCAAACATGGCAGCAAGGCGGATTGCGCCAAATCACCTTGGAAACCGTGTTCGGACACGCCGTTAAAAAAGCCGATTTGGCAGCCAACGAACAAGAAATCCGTTTTATCCCGCGTGCAGAGAAAAAATCTTCGTAA
- the fur gene encoding ferric iron uptake transcriptional regulator, which translates to MNNITQLKSNGLKVTGPRLKILDLFELYAERESERHLSAEDVYRILLAEGVEVGVATIYRVLTQFEQAGILIRHHFEGGKAVYELNQEEHDHIMCVKCGLITEFQNKEMEAMQERIAAENGYRVVDHSLYLYGVCADCQKKEKKR; encoded by the coding sequence ATGAACAATATTACCCAATTAAAAAGCAACGGTTTGAAAGTTACCGGTCCGCGTTTGAAAATACTGGATTTGTTTGAGCTGTACGCCGAGCGTGAAAGTGAACGCCATTTAAGCGCGGAAGACGTGTACCGTATTTTGTTGGCAGAAGGCGTAGAAGTGGGCGTTGCCACCATTTATCGTGTGCTGACCCAGTTTGAACAGGCTGGTATTTTAATCCGTCACCATTTTGAAGGTGGAAAAGCCGTTTACGAACTGAATCAGGAAGAACACGACCATATTATGTGTGTGAAATGCGGGTTGATTACCGAGTTTCAAAACAAAGAAATGGAAGCCATGCAAGAGCGCATTGCCGCCGAAAACGGCTACCGTGTGGTGGACCATTCGCTGTATTTATACGGTGTGTGCGCCGACTGCCAAAAAAAAGAAAAAAAACGTTAA
- the aat gene encoding leucyl/phenylalanyl-tRNA--protein transferase: MDIPFLPPDDLTFPDPRPALACSKRNGWVCVSADLRPERILAAYRCGIFPWHSDRDYVYWFATAPRAVLYPAELHLSRSLVKTLRNRAYRVSVNQDFAAVMGECAAAPRVGQDGTWIAPAFQRAYGALHQQGFAHSFECWLPDGKGGEILAGGLYGVQIGAVFFGESMFAKLPDASKIAFACAVPYLADCGVRLIDCQQDTGHLARFGSRTLLFDDFQQALAEYTVLPCAIGRGTVRENP; encoded by the coding sequence ATGGACATTCCCTTTCTTCCCCCCGATGATTTGACTTTCCCCGACCCGCGCCCCGCACTTGCCTGTTCCAAGCGCAACGGTTGGGTGTGCGTGAGTGCCGATTTGCGCCCCGAACGGATTTTGGCGGCGTACCGCTGCGGGATTTTTCCGTGGCACAGCGACCGTGATTATGTTTACTGGTTTGCCACCGCGCCCCGCGCCGTGCTGTATCCCGCCGAATTGCACCTTTCCCGTTCGCTTGTCAAAACCCTGCGAAATCGTGCCTACCGCGTTAGCGTAAATCAGGATTTTGCAGCGGTGATGGGCGAGTGTGCTGCTGCACCGCGTGTTGGGCAAGACGGTACTTGGATTGCGCCCGCGTTTCAACGGGCTTACGGTGCATTGCATCAGCAAGGTTTTGCCCATTCGTTTGAATGCTGGTTGCCTGACGGTAAGGGCGGTGAAATATTGGCAGGCGGTTTGTACGGCGTACAAATCGGCGCGGTGTTTTTTGGCGAATCCATGTTTGCTAAATTACCCGATGCGTCTAAAATCGCCTTTGCCTGTGCCGTGCCTTATTTGGCAGACTGCGGCGTGCGCCTGATTGATTGCCAGCAGGACACGGGACATCTGGCGCGTTTCGGTTCGCGTACGCTGCTGTTTGACGATTTTCAACAGGCTTTAGCCGAATATACCGTTTTACCCTGCGCCATCGGGCGCGGAACGGTGCGCGAAAACCCTTAA
- a CDS encoding heavy-metal-associated domain-containing protein: METVILAVNGMSCAACVRGVEQALNGCAGVAQVLVDLASGKAKVQFDPQQTDVAQLAAAVEAAGFDAAVAD; the protein is encoded by the coding sequence ATGGAAACAGTTATTTTAGCAGTAAATGGCATGAGCTGTGCAGCGTGTGTGCGCGGGGTGGAACAGGCTTTAAACGGCTGTGCGGGCGTGGCGCAGGTGTTGGTGGATTTGGCATCAGGTAAGGCAAAGGTGCAGTTTGACCCACAGCAAACCGATGTGGCACAGTTGGCAGCGGCGGTAGAAGCAGCGGGATTTGATGCGGCTGTGGCAGACTGA
- the azu gene encoding azurin: MKQYLTLPLCLLLLGACSDSGTPADTKRHTTAAPNAAASATAQALNPECSAIMTGNHSMVYDKAEINIDASKCAEFTIVVRNIGYLPRNARGHNVVIAKDTDESGILADGVDLGAKSDFLKPNDPRVIANTKLAGGGEEQRVTFKTNHFKPGNNYVYFCSFLGHHKMRGKVNITYPNS; the protein is encoded by the coding sequence ATGAAACAATATTTGACTCTGCCCCTGTGCCTGCTGCTGTTGGGCGCGTGTTCCGACAGCGGCACGCCCGCCGACACCAAACGCCACACCACCGCCGCACCCAACGCCGCTGCCTCTGCCACAGCCCAAGCGCTGAATCCCGAATGCAGCGCAATCATGACCGGCAACCATTCTATGGTGTACGACAAAGCCGAAATCAATATTGACGCCTCCAAATGCGCCGAATTTACCATTGTGGTACGCAATATCGGCTACTTGCCGCGCAACGCCCGCGGACACAATGTCGTTATCGCCAAAGATACGGACGAAAGCGGCATTTTGGCAGACGGCGTGGATTTGGGCGCGAAATCCGACTTTCTCAAACCCAACGACCCGCGCGTGATTGCCAACACCAAACTGGCAGGCGGCGGCGAAGAGCAGCGCGTTACCTTTAAAACCAACCATTTCAAACCGGGCAACAACTACGTTTATTTCTGCTCGTTTTTAGGACACCACAAAATGCGCGGGAAAGTTAATATCACTTATCCCAACAGCTAA
- the ligA gene encoding NAD-dependent DNA ligase LigA yields MTSTRERINKLRRQLYRYSYEYHTLNAPTISDDEYDRLFRQLQDLEKEFPQYHNSNKRKENFTDRVGNKPLDGFAEVRHAVPMLSLNNAFSPQDENGTFDHAEMYAFNERVCKDLGVRHTVYTIEPKFDGLAVSLLYQQGILTLAATRGDGETGEDVSHNIRTIASIPLKLHGDTLPELLEVRGEVLMLKSDFAALNARQEQNGQKTFANPRNAAAGSLRQLDSAIAAQRKLHFFAYGIARCQGATAPLTHADELHWLHSLGFAVAENEWKVCADIDEALAFYEQMAHARPHLPYEIDGMVLKVNDLAQQEQLGFVSRAPRWAIAHKFPAEEALTQVEGIDVQVGRTGVLTPVARLKPVFVGGVNVTNATLHNQDEVRRKDVRVGDTVMVRRAGDVIPEVVRVLPELRPMRSDDLFGEQQTPLHPPFELPAQCPVCGGETVRDEGMAALRCSAGLLCQAQRVQGLIHFASRKAMDIGGLGQKQIEALAERGILRDFADIYALDVAALQSIKDPESQAVKWAQNILDGIAASKTPTLARFLFALGIRHVGESTAKQLAAAFGTLERVAAAPEAVLACLPDIGDVVARSIARFFRTPEQNALAQRLLAAGVQPQPQTVTLDWHSTAAPARWLAKLPAAKLSEKRAQALWELAGSSIGGLLDDPVLPAEWQQWRSHPEHAALLREIAAFLQNLPETTLNKDNAPVSAASASAVLGKTFVLTGTLPSLSREQAQALIESAGGKTTSSVSKKTDFVVAGDKAGSKLDKAQQLGITILDEAALLALLPPKA; encoded by the coding sequence ATGACCTCTACCCGCGAACGCATAAACAAGCTCAGACGACAGCTATACCGTTATTCCTATGAATACCACACTTTAAATGCACCCACCATATCCGATGATGAATATGACCGTTTATTCCGCCAATTACAGGACTTAGAAAAAGAATTTCCACAGTACCATAACAGTAATAAGCGCAAAGAAAACTTTACCGACCGAGTGGGCAATAAACCACTAGACGGTTTTGCCGAAGTGCGCCACGCCGTTCCCATGCTGTCGCTGAACAATGCCTTCTCGCCACAAGACGAAAACGGCACATTTGACCACGCCGAAATGTATGCGTTTAACGAGCGCGTGTGCAAAGATTTGGGTGTTCGCCACACTGTTTACACCATTGAACCCAAATTTGACGGCTTGGCAGTCAGCCTGCTGTACCAGCAAGGCATCTTAACGCTGGCAGCCACACGCGGCGATGGCGAAACGGGCGAAGACGTGAGCCACAATATCCGCACCATTGCCAGCATACCCTTAAAACTGCACGGCGACACCTTGCCTGAATTATTGGAAGTGCGCGGTGAAGTATTGATGCTCAAAAGCGATTTTGCTGCCTTAAACGCACGTCAGGAACAAAACGGACAAAAAACCTTTGCCAACCCGCGCAACGCCGCTGCAGGCAGTTTGCGCCAATTGGATTCCGCCATTGCCGCGCAACGCAAACTGCATTTTTTTGCCTATGGCATTGCCCGCTGCCAAGGCGCAACCGCACCGCTTACCCACGCAGATGAACTGCATTGGCTGCACAGCTTGGGTTTTGCTGTGGCAGAAAACGAATGGAAAGTCTGCGCCGACATAGATGAAGCCTTGGCGTTTTATGAGCAAATGGCGCATGCACGCCCGCATCTGCCTTATGAGATTGACGGCATGGTGCTGAAAGTAAACGATTTGGCACAACAGGAACAATTGGGTTTTGTTTCCCGCGCCCCGCGTTGGGCGATTGCACATAAATTTCCTGCCGAAGAAGCACTGACACAGGTGGAAGGCATTGATGTGCAGGTAGGGCGCACAGGTGTACTCACGCCTGTGGCGCGTTTAAAGCCTGTGTTTGTTGGCGGGGTAAACGTTACCAATGCCACTTTGCACAATCAGGACGAAGTGCGCCGTAAAGACGTGCGCGTGGGCGATACGGTTATGGTGCGCCGTGCGGGGGACGTGATTCCCGAAGTGGTGCGCGTGTTGCCCGAACTGCGCCCGATGCGCTCGGACGATTTATTTGGCGAACAGCAAACGCCGTTGCATCCGCCGTTTGAACTGCCTGCACAATGCCCCGTTTGCGGCGGCGAAACCGTGCGAGATGAAGGCATGGCAGCTTTGCGTTGCAGTGCAGGATTATTGTGTCAGGCGCAGCGCGTTCAAGGGCTGATTCATTTTGCTTCACGCAAAGCGATGGACATTGGCGGCTTGGGACAAAAACAGATTGAAGCCTTGGCAGAACGCGGTATTTTGCGCGATTTTGCCGATATTTACGCGCTGGACGTAGCCGCTTTGCAGTCCATTAAAGACCCCGAAAGCCAAGCAGTGAAATGGGCGCAAAATATTTTAGACGGCATCGCTGCCAGCAAAACGCCGACATTGGCACGGTTTTTATTCGCTTTGGGCATCCGTCATGTGGGCGAAAGCACCGCCAAACAGCTTGCCGCCGCTTTCGGTACGCTGGAACGGGTAGCCGCCGCGCCCGAAGCCGTATTGGCGTGTTTGCCTGATATTGGCGACGTGGTGGCGCGTTCCATTGCGCGGTTTTTCCGCACCCCCGAACAAAACGCTTTGGCACAAAGGCTGTTGGCAGCAGGCGTACAGCCACAGCCGCAAACGGTTACGCTGGATTGGCACAGCACCGCCGCGCCTGCGCGTTGGTTGGCAAAACTGCCCGCCGCCAAACTCAGCGAAAAACGCGCCCAAGCGCTGTGGGAACTGGCAGGCAGCAGCATCGGTGGTTTGTTGGACGACCCCGTTTTACCAGCCGAATGGCAACAATGGCGCAGCCACCCCGAACACGCCGCCTTATTGCGCGAAATCGCTGCTTTTTTACAAAACTTGCCCGAAACCACCCTTAACAAGGATAATGCGCCCGTATCTGCAGCGTCCGCTTCCGCCGTGCTTGGCAAAACCTTTGTGCTGACAGGCACATTACCCAGTTTGAGCCGCGAACAAGCACAAGCACTCATCGAAAGCGCAGGCGGAAAAACTACTTCCAGCGTTTCCAAAAAAACCGATTTTGTGGTGGCGGGCGACAAAGCAGGCAGCAAGCTGGACAAAGCACAACAATTGGGCATTACTATATTAGACGAAGCCGCCTTGCTGGCGCTGCTGCCCCCAAAAGCATAA